A part of Desulfomicrobium baculatum DSM 4028 genomic DNA contains:
- a CDS encoding amino acid ABC transporter permease produces MIPATRQTPGGGLQAGKVPRPPLTKLDAVLLILLAGCAWYVVWRVTTHNAKPWEWAVLGQYLVRADGGPGLLLQGLFTTLRLTCWSAVIALFLGVWAGLARTSPSLYLRLVGSTYVELCRNLPPLVLIFLCYFFLADQIAPTIGLQDALRTAPDTVKAVAGVLIGRLDQVDAFVTAAFTLGLYEGAYVAEIVRGGIRSVDAGQWEAGRAQGFPRFGLMVFIIMPQAVRNMIPPLAGQIISTIKDSAIVSVISIQELTFQGMQLMATTYLTMEVWTCVALLYFVLTFSCSMGAARLEHRLRRSYTD; encoded by the coding sequence GTGATTCCCGCAACGCGCCAGACCCCAGGCGGCGGACTTCAGGCTGGGAAAGTTCCCAGGCCGCCCCTGACAAAACTCGACGCTGTCCTGCTCATTTTGCTTGCAGGCTGTGCCTGGTACGTTGTCTGGCGCGTAACCACCCATAATGCAAAGCCCTGGGAGTGGGCGGTGCTCGGTCAGTATCTGGTGCGCGCGGACGGGGGGCCAGGCTTGCTGCTGCAGGGCCTCTTCACCACCCTGCGCCTGACCTGCTGGTCCGCGGTCATCGCCCTTTTCCTCGGCGTATGGGCCGGGCTGGCGCGCACCAGTCCCAGCCTGTACCTGCGGCTGGTGGGCAGCACCTATGTCGAACTGTGCCGCAACCTGCCGCCCCTGGTTCTCATTTTTCTGTGTTATTTTTTTCTGGCCGACCAGATCGCCCCGACCATCGGCCTGCAGGACGCACTGCGCACGGCCCCGGACACAGTCAAGGCCGTGGCCGGAGTCCTGATCGGCCGCCTGGATCAGGTCGACGCCTTTGTCACGGCGGCCTTCACCCTTGGGCTCTACGAAGGAGCGTATGTCGCTGAAATCGTGCGCGGGGGAATCCGATCGGTGGATGCCGGGCAATGGGAGGCGGGACGTGCGCAGGGGTTCCCGCGCTTTGGGCTCATGGTCTTCATCATCATGCCCCAGGCGGTGCGGAACATGATCCCCCCGCTGGCCGGGCAGATCATCTCCACCATCAAGGACTCGGCCATCGTGTCGGTCATCTCCATCCAGGAACTGACCTTCCAGGGCATGCAGCTCATGGCCACGACCTACCTGACCATGGAAGTCTGGACCTGCGTGGCGCTCCTCTATTTCGTGCTGACCTTCTCCTGCTCCATGGGCGCGGCCCGCCTGGAACATCGGCTGCGGCGCAGCTACACGGACTGA
- a CDS encoding TonB-dependent receptor plug domain-containing protein, producing the protein MTDGTFPMVPHGSQSVAERDDHGSGNGTSPHNASGRSEGSADQWQALLTDQGDVVYQLEPVNVLGDKHQSGKATIEGAELQSLPSHTGSITEAIKGFSNVQFSNEDTSSLTGGEIRPPRVSIAGAKPYENNFLIDGMSVTNTLNPSGLDADGDGIGPNDLHVNGGDQTIFYDSSLVDTVTVYTSNVPAKYGGFVGGVVGAELIDPRIDRWHAVFSGGHSRSEWFDLRGVNEDSTTSANQPRFRTYALRAGADGPLTDNVALLVAASQRRSVIPLKMETPEDSFYDKDQKRSSENFFTKLLFTPDDDLKLTLDATYAPYSEERWKPLYENSDWKTQNEAFRLAGSATLGGTWGELGGRVAYSRNGYSRDSMSNLRETYAGTGVPEEDWYYRGGLGDAKVVNRGIDAGLDVDLSTFKTGDLSWGLSSGLTLSNVTTDMWNEEARMEILTLPSSGKWTQVFTTYPESDQRRTLNTLGWYVQAEMEWSRFTLTPGLRVDYDDFSHNTDISTRLKMELDTMGDGALRVVAGVNRYYGGQLRAYAFDRYRPSSSLLIRYNTDPDNLPPVKVSDDQSYEAKGLDTPYSDELMGGLLGDVAGFEYGLEFVHRDHRKQIISKAREEDVYELTNDGKSTYDGISLTLARSFETKRFGSHSLSLGVSQSRTKTFNGAFDSEIDEYEESNGYEYDYDRVFYEGELVDRSSLPPDDYNAPAVVTLRWMGLFFDDRFRVNCVSRWRDSTSGLKNDARTFDETPYGTAEKKKTTSSSKWLDEDGLYHDAYKTGIISGSLVTDVSLELDVVKEELFTMSLMLDVFNVFAADGHVGVSQIGSGDVPAPRSEYGRGYYAGVRCEF; encoded by the coding sequence TTGACGGACGGAACCTTCCCGATGGTGCCCCATGGCTCGCAATCAGTTGCAGAGAGGGACGATCACGGGTCAGGAAACGGGACCAGTCCGCACAATGCCAGTGGCCGCTCCGAAGGTTCCGCAGACCAGTGGCAGGCTCTCCTGACTGACCAGGGCGATGTTGTTTATCAGCTTGAGCCGGTGAACGTGCTGGGGGACAAACATCAATCCGGCAAGGCGACGATCGAAGGCGCGGAGTTGCAATCCCTGCCCTCCCATACCGGGTCTATCACCGAAGCCATCAAGGGCTTCTCCAACGTCCAGTTTTCCAACGAAGATACCTCCAGTCTGACGGGTGGTGAAATCCGCCCGCCCCGCGTCTCCATCGCCGGAGCCAAACCCTACGAAAACAATTTTCTCATCGACGGCATGAGCGTGACGAACACGCTTAATCCTAGCGGGCTGGACGCCGACGGCGACGGTATCGGCCCCAATGACCTGCACGTGAATGGCGGTGACCAGACGATTTTTTATGATTCCAGCCTGGTGGACACCGTTACGGTCTATACCAGCAATGTTCCGGCAAAGTATGGCGGGTTCGTGGGCGGAGTCGTGGGGGCGGAGCTTATTGATCCGCGCATCGACCGCTGGCACGCGGTTTTTTCGGGCGGGCATTCCCGCAGCGAGTGGTTCGACTTGCGGGGCGTGAACGAGGATTCAACCACGTCCGCCAACCAGCCGCGTTTCCGGACCTATGCTCTTCGGGCCGGCGCGGACGGTCCTCTTACGGATAACGTCGCTCTTTTGGTGGCGGCTTCGCAGCGGCGTTCGGTCATACCGCTAAAGATGGAGACGCCTGAGGATTCTTTCTATGACAAGGATCAGAAGCGGAGCAGCGAGAATTTTTTTACGAAGTTGCTTTTCACGCCTGACGATGACTTGAAATTGACCCTGGACGCCACCTACGCGCCGTATAGCGAAGAGCGCTGGAAGCCCTTGTACGAGAACAGCGATTGGAAAACGCAAAACGAAGCCTTTCGTCTGGCCGGGTCGGCCACGCTAGGCGGAACATGGGGCGAGCTCGGCGGACGAGTCGCCTATTCGCGGAACGGGTACAGCAGGGATTCCATGAGCAACTTGCGGGAAACGTATGCCGGAACCGGGGTGCCGGAAGAGGACTGGTACTATCGAGGAGGGCTCGGCGATGCCAAGGTCGTCAACCGGGGCATCGATGCCGGGTTGGACGTTGATTTGTCCACGTTCAAGACCGGAGACCTCAGTTGGGGGCTTTCTTCGGGTCTTACTCTGAGCAACGTGACTACGGACATGTGGAACGAAGAAGCTCGAATGGAAATTCTGACGCTGCCTTCCTCTGGAAAATGGACTCAGGTTTTCACGACGTATCCCGAAAGCGATCAGCGTCGGACACTCAACACGCTAGGCTGGTACGTTCAGGCCGAGATGGAATGGAGCCGGTTCACCCTCACTCCCGGCTTGCGTGTCGATTATGACGACTTCTCGCACAATACTGATATCTCCACTCGCTTGAAGATGGAACTTGACACCATGGGGGACGGTGCTCTGCGCGTGGTGGCCGGGGTCAACCGATACTACGGCGGTCAGCTTCGGGCCTATGCCTTCGACCGGTATCGACCGTCATCGTCACTGCTCATCCGGTACAATACCGATCCCGACAACCTGCCGCCGGTCAAGGTGAGCGATGACCAGAGCTACGAGGCCAAGGGACTGGACACCCCCTATTCCGATGAACTCATGGGGGGCTTACTCGGGGATGTCGCCGGGTTCGAATACGGCTTGGAATTCGTGCATCGGGACCACCGCAAGCAGATCATCAGCAAAGCCCGGGAAGAGGACGTGTACGAACTGACCAATGACGGCAAAAGTACCTACGACGGTATTTCTCTGACCCTGGCCCGCTCTTTCGAGACAAAGCGTTTTGGATCGCACTCCCTGTCCCTCGGAGTCTCGCAATCCAGAACCAAAACGTTCAATGGCGCTTTCGATAGCGAGATCGACGAGTACGAGGAATCAAATGGCTACGAGTACGATTACGACAGGGTTTTCTACGAGGGGGAACTGGTGGATCGCAGTTCCCTTCCGCCCGACGACTACAACGCGCCCGCCGTGGTGACCCTGCGCTGGATGGGGCTTTTTTTTGATGACAGGTTTCGGGTCAATTGCGTGTCCCGTTGGAGGGACTCTACCTCCGGGCTCAAGAACGATGCGCGGACATTCGACGAGACGCCTTACGGCACCGCGGAAAAGAAGAAAACCACGTCGAGTTCCAAATGGCTTGACGAGGATGGCCTCTATCATGACGCCTACAAGACGGGAATCATCTCCGGCAGCCTGGTCACGGACGTCTCGCTCGAACTCGACGTCGTGAAGGAAGAACTTTTCACCATGAGTCTCATGCTCGATGTCTTCAATGTGTTCGCGGCAGACGGGCACGTCGGAGTGTCGCAGATCGGGTCTGGAGACGTGCCGGCCCCGCGCTCCGAATACGGACGTGGCTATTACGCCGGCGTCCGTTGCGAGTTCTGA
- a CDS encoding ligand-binding sensor domain-containing diguanylate cyclase produces the protein MRTLIFILTLLLIPQPARAIPDIPLDVSKLDISFERGSHNSVIASAQDSQGYIWLASIRGLHVYDGRAFRPVLNEVLQGNNIRDIRIDANDVLWVGTNSGVLAYPLATKTPRWYQMAKTPAGFPATSANIIYQDQKGSLWAGTGNGGLHRYEPSFDKFERIDIIPPDPDTPWTVFDIAENAQRDMWLGTGQGVLRLTGTKGLATAIPLSTGESYSAKKITFDGAGNLWVGVAGKGLWILPAQASQNELVAVDELKTARILDLYTDSNGDVWIATAQGLFRYGFRQGSIFHHPFRIPGSQGKTPRSIASFMETKAGTLWIGTYNHGVLHRPPYPGAKLLELRIKGQSEPVQNADIICATSPDSRVYVGLKQGGVYRSAPLDVNQISLSNSIEIEPFLDAPRVNALVWSTDNSLLCGAKNALLRVTPNGEAEHKQLVFNDPDPSLSTHSVRHIALMDDGRIWVSNTKELYSWKPGDTDVRKELTFPPQAGGASVMRSGAELWVAYGSTLHKIDPRSGHQRMYALPEPANTEEAMSVKSLLMTRSEELIVGTTKELLRYNLRSGTATPVHTIGNEHIPNVLSLWADKDGGTWMHTQTKIYHLPPGSNQAREMAIGARHPASSITASPAVLDKMLVYGHSDGLLLVDPQQLFSRPPTLPKISEIRIYERKVPATPLGRMPKALELDHLQNFLSFSFSMPEISALDAPRFVYKLEGVDSAWTDAGTQSSVSYAHLQPGRYVFHLKDGFDGPVTESVSITIHPPWWLTVWAKTSYALFLALTFLISSLLLARLQTARIRKDMLENLVMQDPLTGVPNRRKFQEVLAAEKSRCKRSNHQISVLMIDIDYFKGFNDRFGHQAGDLALRSVAQTLNATLKRPEDFVGRYGGEEFVVVLPSTNRSGAERVAQKIQQALFLTNIPYPGSPLSDRITVSLGISTFSPQTDLHIDSGLFSADQALYQAKRNGRNCFFYKDHCLALTPLRQ, from the coding sequence ATGCGAACCCTGATTTTCATACTCACATTGCTACTTATCCCGCAACCAGCGCGTGCCATCCCGGATATTCCCCTTGATGTCAGTAAGTTGGATATTTCCTTCGAGCGGGGCAGCCACAACAGCGTCATCGCCTCCGCCCAGGATTCCCAAGGCTATATTTGGCTGGCCTCCATTCGCGGCCTGCATGTGTATGACGGTCGGGCGTTCCGTCCCGTGCTCAACGAAGTATTGCAGGGAAATAACATTCGAGACATTCGGATCGACGCCAACGACGTCCTGTGGGTGGGCACCAATTCTGGCGTGCTCGCCTACCCGCTGGCAACAAAAACCCCGCGCTGGTACCAGATGGCCAAGACACCCGCAGGGTTCCCCGCCACAAGCGCCAACATCATCTACCAGGATCAGAAAGGCTCTCTCTGGGCGGGAACAGGCAACGGCGGGCTGCACCGCTACGAGCCCTCCTTCGACAAATTCGAGAGGATCGACATCATCCCCCCGGATCCGGATACTCCCTGGACGGTTTTCGACATCGCCGAGAATGCCCAGCGCGACATGTGGCTGGGCACGGGACAGGGCGTACTTCGGTTGACAGGCACCAAGGGTCTGGCCACGGCCATTCCCTTGTCCACGGGCGAATCCTACTCTGCCAAAAAAATCACCTTTGACGGCGCGGGCAACCTCTGGGTCGGCGTAGCGGGTAAAGGCCTGTGGATTCTGCCGGCGCAGGCCTCGCAAAATGAACTCGTTGCCGTGGACGAACTGAAGACGGCACGCATCCTCGATCTCTACACCGACAGCAACGGCGACGTCTGGATTGCCACAGCCCAGGGGCTGTTCCGATATGGCTTTCGCCAAGGCAGCATTTTTCACCACCCCTTCCGCATACCCGGTTCGCAGGGCAAGACACCCCGCTCCATCGCATCCTTCATGGAAACAAAAGCAGGGACGCTATGGATCGGAACGTACAATCACGGGGTGTTGCACCGTCCGCCCTATCCCGGCGCGAAGCTGCTTGAACTGAGGATCAAGGGCCAAAGCGAACCGGTGCAAAACGCCGACATCATCTGCGCAACCAGCCCGGACTCCCGCGTCTATGTCGGTCTCAAGCAAGGCGGCGTTTATCGCTCCGCGCCGCTTGACGTTAATCAGATATCCTTGTCGAACAGTATCGAGATCGAACCATTTCTCGACGCGCCGAGAGTCAACGCGCTGGTCTGGAGCACCGACAATTCCCTTCTTTGCGGCGCCAAGAATGCCCTTTTGCGTGTCACTCCCAATGGTGAGGCGGAGCATAAGCAGCTCGTTTTTAACGACCCCGATCCATCATTGTCGACTCACTCCGTTCGTCACATCGCCCTCATGGATGACGGACGCATCTGGGTCTCCAACACCAAAGAGCTCTATTCCTGGAAACCCGGCGACACCGACGTGCGCAAAGAACTGACCTTCCCCCCGCAAGCGGGAGGTGCATCGGTCATGCGGTCCGGCGCCGAGCTTTGGGTCGCTTATGGGAGCACTCTTCACAAAATCGATCCCCGCTCCGGGCACCAGCGCATGTATGCGCTGCCGGAACCGGCAAACACGGAAGAGGCCATGAGCGTCAAGAGCTTGCTCATGACACGCTCCGAGGAATTGATTGTCGGGACAACGAAAGAGCTGCTCCGCTACAACCTGCGCTCAGGAACCGCCACTCCCGTCCACACGATAGGAAACGAGCACATTCCGAACGTCCTGTCGCTCTGGGCCGACAAGGACGGAGGTACCTGGATGCATACCCAGACAAAAATCTACCATCTTCCGCCCGGATCAAACCAGGCCCGGGAGATGGCTATCGGAGCAAGACACCCCGCCTCCAGCATCACCGCGTCGCCTGCGGTTCTGGACAAGATGCTTGTCTACGGACATTCCGACGGGCTGTTGCTCGTCGATCCGCAGCAACTTTTCTCCCGTCCGCCCACGCTCCCCAAAATATCCGAGATCCGCATTTACGAGCGCAAGGTGCCCGCCACCCCTTTAGGCCGCATGCCCAAAGCCCTGGAGCTCGACCATCTTCAAAACTTCCTGTCCTTTTCTTTTTCCATGCCCGAAATCAGCGCCTTGGACGCACCCCGTTTTGTCTACAAGCTCGAAGGCGTGGACTCCGCCTGGACCGACGCCGGAACGCAGTCGTCAGTCAGCTACGCGCACTTGCAGCCGGGTCGCTACGTGTTCCATCTCAAAGACGGCTTTGACGGCCCTGTCACCGAGTCCGTGAGCATCACCATTCATCCGCCCTGGTGGCTGACGGTGTGGGCCAAGACAAGCTATGCGCTTTTCCTTGCGCTCACCTTCCTGATCTCGTCGTTGCTGCTTGCACGCCTGCAGACCGCCCGCATCCGCAAGGACATGCTCGAAAACCTGGTCATGCAGGACCCGCTGACCGGAGTGCCCAACCGACGCAAATTCCAGGAAGTGCTTGCAGCCGAAAAAAGCCGCTGCAAACGCAGCAACCACCAGATCTCGGTGCTCATGATCGACATTGATTATTTCAAGGGGTTCAACGACCGCTTCGGCCATCAAGCCGGCGACTTGGCCCTGCGCAGCGTCGCTCAGACCCTGAACGCCACGCTCAAGCGACCGGAAGATTTCGTGGGGAGATACGGGGGGGAGGAATTCGTGGTGGTATTGCCCAGCACCAATCGGAGCGGAGCGGAGCGGGTGGCTCAAAAGATTCAGCAGGCCCTTTTCTTGACCAACATTCCCTATCCGGGCTCGCCGCTTTCGGACAGAATCACGGTAAGTCTCGGCATCTCGACATTCAGTCCGCAAACCGACCTGCACATCGATTCGGGACTCTTTTCAGCGGATCAGGCCCTCTACCAGGCCAAACGCAACGGACGGAACTGTTTCTTCTACAAGGACCATTGTCTGGCCCTAACGCCCCTGCGGCAATGA
- a CDS encoding radical SAM protein, whose product MSELYLGRTVPQLKEWGGRLPVALVFPEAAQHALSTLGWQVVYRLLASCEELAVERFFWDPTSPRPRSVDSGRDLGLFPLVLFSLNFEGDFPTVIRLLQNADISVRAEERHSWPMILAGGPLAFLNPFPILPALDGIFVGEAEAGLLAVTDTIVRIWNSGGEKAAALEGIAALPGMLVPGKSPEPVRRLVDTSGSKNLREPAYSCFVSSEAQFRDMLLLEVNRGCPYGCRFCAAGSIYKPPRHAEMETLQNIVTRCVPQKVGLVGTALTDWPDLLPFLRWLQERKVKFSLSSLRADGLTDELLGFLRHTGTRSVTLALEGASRRLRQAMNKHFSEEAFLEAVTRISRLQFGTLKLYMITGWPDENEEDWAEFESFLGRIEEARRLGQGNRKKGVELISLSVSCLVPKAWTPLQWAAIPEEDWFKKAMRRFKGAVGRFKGMRFAGENPAQARVQMFLARGGEEIFPCLERAAQTGLAAAVRDFEELVRQVLHRPLDRDSVFPWERLDIGVSRKFLYSEWTKYRHGMVSPPCPVSGCDECRVCGMDRFLSLPQGR is encoded by the coding sequence GTGTCCGAGCTCTATCTAGGCCGAACAGTCCCGCAACTGAAGGAATGGGGAGGACGGCTGCCCGTGGCTCTGGTTTTTCCGGAAGCCGCGCAGCACGCGCTCTCCACCCTGGGCTGGCAGGTTGTTTACCGGCTGCTCGCGAGTTGCGAGGAGCTGGCCGTCGAACGTTTCTTCTGGGACCCCACTTCCCCGAGGCCCAGGTCCGTTGACTCCGGACGTGACCTGGGCCTCTTCCCCCTTGTTCTTTTCAGCCTCAATTTCGAAGGCGATTTTCCCACGGTCATCAGACTGCTGCAGAATGCGGACATTTCCGTCAGAGCCGAGGAGCGCCACTCCTGGCCCATGATTCTGGCAGGCGGTCCCTTGGCGTTTCTCAATCCTTTTCCGATCCTGCCCGCGCTGGACGGGATATTTGTCGGCGAGGCCGAGGCCGGCCTTTTGGCCGTTACCGATACGATAGTCCGGATCTGGAACAGCGGCGGGGAGAAGGCCGCGGCTCTTGAAGGCATAGCAGCGTTGCCCGGAATGCTGGTTCCCGGCAAAAGCCCCGAACCCGTGCGCAGGCTGGTCGACACCTCCGGGTCCAAAAATCTGCGCGAACCCGCCTATTCCTGTTTTGTCAGCTCCGAAGCGCAGTTCCGGGACATGCTGCTGCTGGAAGTCAACCGGGGCTGTCCTTACGGTTGCCGCTTTTGCGCGGCAGGCAGCATCTACAAGCCTCCCCGCCATGCCGAGATGGAGACGTTGCAAAACATCGTGACGCGGTGCGTTCCGCAGAAAGTGGGGCTGGTCGGCACGGCCCTGACCGACTGGCCCGACCTGCTTCCTTTTTTGCGTTGGTTGCAGGAGCGCAAGGTCAAATTTTCGCTGTCGTCGCTTCGCGCCGATGGCTTGACCGATGAGCTGCTCGGATTTCTTCGCCATACCGGCACCCGTTCCGTGACCCTGGCGCTGGAAGGGGCGAGCCGCCGCCTGCGTCAGGCCATGAACAAACATTTTTCGGAAGAAGCCTTTCTGGAGGCCGTGACGCGCATCAGCCGCCTGCAGTTCGGCACCTTGAAGCTGTACATGATCACCGGCTGGCCGGACGAGAATGAAGAGGATTGGGCGGAATTCGAGTCTTTCCTGGGCCGCATCGAAGAAGCCAGGAGGCTCGGGCAGGGGAACCGCAAGAAAGGGGTCGAGCTCATCTCCCTCTCGGTCAGCTGTCTTGTGCCCAAGGCCTGGACTCCCCTGCAGTGGGCAGCCATTCCGGAAGAGGACTGGTTCAAAAAGGCCATGCGGCGTTTCAAGGGCGCTGTCGGACGTTTCAAGGGCATGCGTTTCGCGGGAGAGAATCCCGCTCAGGCCCGGGTGCAGATGTTCCTGGCCAGGGGCGGCGAGGAGATTTTTCCCTGCCTTGAGCGGGCTGCCCAAACAGGACTTGCCGCAGCCGTCAGGGACTTTGAAGAACTGGTGCGGCAGGTCTTGCATCGTCCGCTGGACCGGGACAGCGTGTTCCCGTGGGAACGCCTGGACATAGGGGTTTCGAGAAAGTTCCTGTACTCGGAGTGGACCAAGTACAGGCACGGGATGGTCAGCCCGCCCTGCCCCGTGTCGGGCTGCGATGAGTGCCGGGTCTGCGGGATGGACCGCTTCCTGTCATTGCCGCAGGGGCGTTAG
- the ftsZ gene encoding cell division protein FtsZ: protein MDFLEIEREDNALIKVIGVGGGGGNAVNNMIKAAMQGVTFIAANTDMQALKHSQAEYKIQLGDKLTKGLGAGANPDMGRDAALESQAQIRDILGDCDMVFVTAGMGGGTGTGAAPVIAQVAKDMGALTVAVVTKPFFFEGKRRQQQAERGIKELRDIVDSIITIPNDRLLTLASKKASFVDMLGKADEVLFHAVKGISDLIMVPGLINLDFADVKAVMEEMGLAMMGTGIASGDGRAREAALKAITSPLLEDVTIDGARGVLMNITCGPDLTIEEVSEAASIVHEAAHEDAKIYFGTVFDMDCVDEMRITVIATGIQDGNAPLEKGTKVTPFAANPAASRLGAESEGTFIRPRTRKITVNESADLSVPAYIRAKTQPGVEERRHEPRKIVNGGEDAEFLFEEEEFEIPSFIRMQAD, encoded by the coding sequence ATGGATTTCCTAGAAATTGAACGCGAAGACAATGCTTTGATCAAAGTCATCGGAGTGGGTGGCGGAGGCGGCAACGCGGTGAACAACATGATCAAGGCCGCCATGCAAGGCGTGACCTTCATCGCCGCGAACACGGACATGCAGGCCCTGAAACATTCGCAGGCAGAATACAAGATCCAGCTCGGCGACAAGCTGACCAAGGGCCTCGGCGCTGGCGCCAATCCGGACATGGGCCGGGACGCGGCCCTGGAGAGCCAGGCCCAGATCCGGGACATCCTGGGCGACTGCGACATGGTCTTCGTCACCGCCGGCATGGGCGGCGGCACGGGCACGGGCGCGGCTCCGGTCATCGCCCAGGTGGCCAAGGACATGGGCGCGCTGACCGTGGCCGTCGTGACCAAGCCTTTCTTTTTTGAAGGCAAGCGCCGCCAGCAGCAGGCCGAACGCGGGATCAAGGAGCTGCGCGACATCGTCGACAGCATCATCACCATCCCCAACGACCGCCTGCTGACCCTGGCCTCCAAGAAGGCCTCGTTCGTCGACATGCTGGGCAAGGCCGACGAAGTCCTTTTTCACGCCGTGAAGGGTATTTCCGACCTGATCATGGTCCCCGGCCTCATCAACCTCGACTTCGCCGACGTGAAGGCGGTCATGGAAGAGATGGGTCTGGCCATGATGGGCACGGGCATCGCTTCCGGCGACGGCAGAGCTCGCGAGGCGGCGCTGAAGGCCATCACCAGCCCGCTGCTGGAAGACGTGACCATCGACGGCGCTCGCGGCGTGCTCATGAACATCACCTGCGGACCCGACCTGACCATCGAAGAAGTCAGCGAAGCCGCCAGCATCGTGCATGAAGCCGCTCATGAGGATGCCAAGATCTACTTCGGTACGGTCTTCGACATGGATTGCGTGGACGAAATGCGCATCACCGTCATCGCCACCGGCATTCAGGACGGCAATGCCCCCCTGGAAAAAGGAACCAAGGTCACTCCGTTCGCCGCGAACCCGGCCGCGAGCCGGCTTGGCGCTGAAAGCGAGGGGACGTTCATCCGTCCGCGCACCCGCAAGATTACGGTCAACGAAAGCGCCGATCTGAGCGTGCCCGCTTATATCAGGGCCAAGACCCAGCCCGGCGTGGAAGAGCGGCGGCATGAGCCCCGCAAGATCGTGAACGGTGGCGAGGACGCCGAGTTCCTGTTCGAAGAGGAGGAGTTTGAAATTCCGTCGTTCATCAGAATGCAGGCAGACTAG
- the ftsA gene encoding cell division protein FtsA, producing MAKSELIVGLDIGTTKICTVVGEVGTDSLVDIIGIGTSPSTGLRKGVVVNIEQTVQSIKKALEEAELMAGCEIRAVYAGIAGSHIKGFNSHGVIAVKGGEVTARDIERVIDAAKAVAIPLDREVIHILPQEYIVDDQTGIADPLGMAGVRLEVKVHIVTGAVTSAQNIVKSCHKSGLDVEDIVLEAFASSKAVLTDEEREIGVALVDIGGGTSDIAIFHGNSIKHTGVIALGGTNLTNDIAFGLRTPTQAAEKIKIKYGCALAELVKKDEIIEVPSVGGREPRKLTRQVLAEICEPRMEELLALVDQELIRSGYKKLIGAGVVLTGGASRIEGIQELAEQVFNLPTRTGSPAGVGGLKDVVDSPTYATAVGLLLYGAEKHGRDSKIRIRDKNIFHSILARMKKWFVDIS from the coding sequence ATGGCCAAGTCTGAATTGATTGTCGGTCTGGACATCGGAACGACCAAGATATGTACCGTTGTGGGTGAGGTGGGGACGGACTCGCTGGTGGATATCATCGGCATCGGCACCAGCCCGTCCACGGGCCTTCGGAAGGGCGTGGTCGTCAACATTGAACAGACCGTGCAGTCCATCAAGAAGGCCCTCGAAGAAGCCGAGCTCATGGCCGGCTGCGAGATCCGGGCCGTATACGCCGGGATCGCGGGCAGCCACATCAAGGGCTTCAACAGCCATGGCGTGATCGCCGTCAAGGGCGGCGAAGTGACTGCCCGCGACATCGAGCGAGTCATCGACGCGGCCAAGGCCGTGGCCATTCCGCTGGACCGGGAGGTCATCCACATCCTGCCCCAGGAATACATCGTCGATGACCAGACCGGCATCGCCGATCCCTTGGGCATGGCCGGTGTGCGGCTTGAGGTGAAGGTGCACATCGTCACCGGCGCCGTGACCAGCGCCCAGAACATCGTCAAGAGCTGTCATAAGTCCGGCCTCGACGTTGAAGACATCGTGCTCGAAGCCTTCGCCTCTTCCAAGGCCGTGCTGACCGACGAGGAACGCGAGATCGGCGTGGCCCTGGTCGACATCGGCGGCGGCACGTCGGATATTGCAATTTTTCATGGCAACTCCATCAAGCACACCGGGGTTATCGCCCTTGGCGGGACCAACCTGACCAACGACATCGCCTTTGGTCTGCGCACGCCGACCCAGGCCGCCGAGAAGATCAAGATCAAGTACGGCTGCGCCTTGGCGGAGCTGGTCAAGAAGGACGAGATCATCGAGGTGCCGAGCGTCGGGGGCCGCGAGCCGCGCAAGCTGACCAGGCAGGTCCTGGCCGAGATCTGCGAGCCGCGCATGGAGGAGCTTCTGGCCTTGGTGGACCAGGAGCTGATCCGCTCCGGGTACAAAAAGCTTATCGGCGCGGGAGTGGTGCTGACCGGCGGCGCCTCGCGCATCGAAGGGATTCAGGAATTGGCGGAGCAGGTCTTCAACCTGCCGACCAGGACGGGTTCGCCTGCCGGAGTGGGCGGGCTCAAGGATGTGGTGGACAGCCCCACCTACGCCACGGCGGTGGGGCTCTTGCTCTATGGCGCGGAAAAGCACGGGCGGGACAGCAAGATCCGCATCCGCGACAAGAACATCTTTCACTCCATCCTGGCGCGGATGAAGAAATGGTTCGTGGACATCAGTTGA